The Desulfuromonas sp. TF nucleotide sequence ACATCGCCCGCCTCTCCGGACTATCCATGCCCGATTGCCTGCGCCGGCTGCAGGAGGCGGGGCTGGAATCGGTCCCCGGCGGTGGCGCCGAGGTGCTGGTGGACGAGGTGCGCAAGGAGATCTCCCCCAACAAGATCGGCTGGCGCGACTGGGCGGCAGTGATGGAGGAGGCGCACGGTCTGGGGATGCGTACTACGGCGACAATGATGTTCGGCAGCCGGGAGCGGCCGGAGGATATCGTCGAACACCTCTTCCGCATCCGGGAGATTCAGGGCAGAACAGGCGGCTTCACCGCCTTCATCCCCTGGACCTTCCAGCCGGGGGGGACCGAGCTGGGGGGCGAGACGGCCACCGGCGTCGAGTACCTCAAGGTCCTCGCCCTCTCCCGCATCGTTCTCGACAACGTCGAAAACATACAGGCGAGCTGGGTGACGCAGGGGGCGATGATGGCCCAGGTCGCCCTCTTCTTCGGCGCCAACGACCTCGGAGGGACCATGCTCGAGGAGAACGTGGTCGCTGCCGCCGGGTGTTCCTTCCGCCTCTCCACGGAAGAGATCATCGAGATCGCCCGGGGTGCGGGATTTCTCCCGGCGAAGAGGAATACAAAGTACGAGATTCTGGAAATATATTAACCACAGAGATACAGAGCCACAGAGGCAACCATTGAATCATTTGCAGTTCTCTGTGTCTCTGTGCCTCAGTGGCAGGAAAGGATTTTATGATTTCGCTGCGTAAAAATATCGCCGAAATGGCCGGCTACGTCCCCGGGTTCCAGCCCAAGGACGAGGCCGCCTGGATCAAGC carries:
- the mqnC gene encoding cyclic dehypoxanthinyl futalosine synthase, whose amino-acid sequence is MLKQIQRKIEERKPLDRSEALWLLTRADLLAVGKMADGIRRVRHPHGRVTFVVDRNVNYTNICQSQCRFCAFYRAAEADDAYVLTYETILAKVAELADRGGTQLLMQGGLHPDLKIDWFEELFRRVKAEFPAVQIHSLSPAEVIHIARLSGLSMPDCLRRLQEAGLESVPGGGAEVLVDEVRKEISPNKIGWRDWAAVMEEAHGLGMRTTATMMFGSRERPEDIVEHLFRIREIQGRTGGFTAFIPWTFQPGGTELGGETATGVEYLKVLALSRIVLDNVENIQASWVTQGAMMAQVALFFGANDLGGTMLEENVVAAAGCSFRLSTEEIIEIARGAGFLPAKRNTKYEILEIY